A region of the Arsenophonus apicola genome:
TAACTTAAAAATAAAAACAAAAAATATTAGGCTCTTATGTTGATATAAAAAATAAAAGTTATCCACCGCAAAAATGTAGGAGAATTACCGCTTTTTTGTAGGAGAATTACCGCTTTTTTGTAGGGGCGTTTTAATATAAATAATTGTTTTTATTTAAAAATAATCATCTATAAAGTAGTAAAGATCTTAAAGTAAAAAAACAGAGTGTATCACTCTGATGGATTATAGGGGGTTTACTTTGTCAAATATGACACCTTGGCAGGATGAAAACAAAAAGTTAATAGTACATAGCAATGACCTAATTACCGCCAGGTATAATTTAGATATTGACGGCTTTCGAGCTTTAACGTTATTTTTATCGAAAGTTAATCAGAGACTAGAAAACCCTGGCTGGATTTCTTTTTCAGCTCATGAATTTCAAGTTACATTTGATATTAACAAAAAAAATATTTGGCGGTGCATGAAAAAGGCTGTGACTTCTCTTTCAAAGAGTCAAATTACTTTCCATGTGATAAATGGGAAAAAAGAGTCTTTCACCGTACTTAATTGGCTATCTGGCTATAAATATCAAAAAATTGAAGGTAAAGGCACAGGATTAAAACTAAGGCTAAATCCAGATCTTGACCCATTCTTATTTAACATTAAACATAATTTTTCTTGGTGTTTTCTAAACGCTATTACGAGCGTAAAAAATGTTATTTCTTTCAGAATATATATGTATCTTTTGAGTCATAAAAGTCACCCTCGTTGTAAAAAAAATAATTTTTTTGAAGTTGATATTTCACTAGATGATTTTCATGAATTATTCCCAGACGCAAGCTCACGTTTTGACAATCTAAAAAAAAGAACTATTGAACCAGCTATACAAGATATTAATGAGCATACAAACATATCAGTGCACTGGGAACCAATAAAACATGGTAGATCTGTTGTAGGAATGCGTTTTGGTTGCGTTGAAGAAAAATCAACAGCAATCCAGCCAAAGCGACCAAGACTAGCCAAGCGTCCACATGTAAAATCAGGCTCTCACGATGAAGGTCAGTGGATGAAGAAAAATGCTGAAATTCTCTATCAGTACGAGAAAGATTTGAAGAAATACGATCCTACGTTACGTTTAACTATGCCAGATTTGCGTAGAGCCGTAGAATGCTCAAAATATTGCAAGCAACATTGGCACGAAGAGAAGAAGCAAGAGTTGGCGATGAGAGAAGGCAAAAATACAAAAATAGCAGTTGCCAAATCTGAGCAAAACAAAGATATTACTTTCTCTGAAAAAGACTTGGAATTAATACAAAATATATGAATACAAATACAAAAACAAAGGAATCTGAAAGTAACATGATTTATTGTAGTGGTTGTGGTAAAGCAATTCACGAAACAGCACCAACATGCCCTAATTGTGGAGCAATTAATAAAAATGTAGAAGTAACAGGCACAAAGAGTCGGGTTGCAGCAGCAGTGCTAGCTTTCTTCTTGGGTGGTTTTGGTATTCACAAATTTTATTTAGGCAAAATATTGCAGGGATTTTTGTATTTAATTTTTTGTTGGACTTTTATCCCAACAGTTATTGCTTTCATCGAGTTTATTGTTTATTTGTGTATGTCAGACCAAGACTTTGCTAAAAAATACGGCTAAATTTAAATAAATACCCTCAATTTAACTTACAAATCAAGCACAACATGAACAAAACAGAACTCATCAGCAAAGTTGCAGAGAAATCAGGCTTAAGCAAGAAGGACGCAGAGAAGGCGGTTAATGCCTTCATTGAAGCTGTCACCGAATCTTTAAAATCCGGCAATGACGTACAACTCATTGGCTTTGGGAGTTTTCAGGTTAAGCAACGTGCAGCCAGAGATGGAAAAAATCCAAAAACAGGCAAACCACTTAAAATTGCTGCTGCAAACGTACCGAGTTTTAAAGCGGGTCAAAGACTCAAAGAAGCAGTTAAGTAATTCATGACCTACGACGCAAAGTCAATTCGTATTCTGCGTGAAGACGAAATCAAACAGTTTGACTGGCATTGGGCTGAGGAATTAGCCCACGAACACATTTTGCCCCTAGATTGGGTCAAACGCGGATTTGAAGCCTCAAGGCGATTAGGTATTGAACCGGATTTCTTCGTCAGTAAATACATCCTCAAACAAGACCTTCCCAAAAATGACGAATTCGAGCAAGTCTTCATTGAAGTGCTAAAGGAAGACAGAAAGAAGAGTCAGAATACCCTCTAAAACGCGCTGTAATCCATTCTGAGAAGTTTTCTCGATAAAAACGTAAATTCGTGCGTCAAAAAAATTTATCGGCTCTCATGATGAGTTTGGTGAGTTTTGCGTTTTTGGATTTCAAAAAAAAGCCAACCGCAAAAGTTGGCTAATTTGTTGAGGTTAATTTTCCAAAATTGACTCGTGGCAAATTCATCATAAAACTTCAATGAAAAATTTCAATTGTTTATTTTTCCTTTATTAATTGAGCTAATATTACGCTTTTTTAGTACCAAATTAACCTGTTTTTTATATTTGTTATTTTAAAATAAATTGGTACTATTAATGTGCATAATATATATTATTAATACATTAAGAGGGTATCATGATAGTACTAATTGGTAGCCAAAAAGGTGGGTGTGGAAAGTCAACAATTTCTGTTAATATTGCAGCAGAACTTGCAAAACAAAAAAAAGACGTAATCTTAGTAGATTCAGATCGTCAAGGAACTTCCGCTAATTGGATTTCTGATAGAAATAAACAAGTAGAAATACCAATAATTCACTGCATCCAAAAATTCGATAATGTTAGAGAAACGCTGCTTGATTTGGATAAAAGATATGAATTTGTAATAGTTGATACTGCAGGTAGAGACAGTAGAGAACTAAGAACAGGGATGACGACCGCAGATATACTTTTAGTGCCTTTCAGACCTTCACAACCTGATTTAGATACTTTACCTAGATTAGTAGAAATAATTACAGAAGCAAAAGATATTAATCCGAAGCTAAAAACTATCGCTATGTTAACTCTAGCACCAACAAATCCTGTCATAAATGAAATTCATGAGGCTCAAGAATATTTAAAAGATTATCCTGAACTCCTTCTAATGAATACAGTTGTTCGTGATCGAAAAGTTTACAGGGATTGCATGGGAGAAGGAAAGGGCGTTATTGAAATGGGTAATTTAAAAGCTAAAAATGAAATTCAATATTTAGTAAAGGAGCTTCTTACATGGTAAAACGCAGATTTCCTAATTCAGTAGAGAAAAAAATAGAAGAGTTTGCTTCTGCTGCTGACCAAATGATTAAACAAAAAAATGAGCTTAATAGTGAGGCTCGTCGTGATTACAAGGCTCTTCGCGTTCCATTTAATCAGTATGAGTATGAATTATTAGAAAGACTTTGCAAAAAAACTAAACGTTCTAAATTAAATATGATTCGATATGCTTTAAAATATTATGATGAAAATGATGTATAAGAAGCATAATACTGGTACTAATATTGTATATTTTTTATATCTTTTTTATTCCAATTTTCATAAAAAAGCACCAGTTAGAATACTGGTGCACAGTTTACTTAAGTAGAAGGGATTATCTTTCTCGTTAAGTATAGCTCATTTCAAAAATAGCAATTTCCGATTGCAAATTTAAAATTTAAAAAAAGTGAAAATTTTTTAATCACGTAAGTTATTGATTTTGATCACTTTATTTTAAGCTCAAATTTCACGTAAGTTATTGAAATAGATCGAATTATTGACACGGTAAAATTTCTGTTTACAATTGAGAAATCAATTTTTAGCTGTTTTTTTGTACGGCTTTTGCTCTTTCACAATTTGGGGTTTTTTCTCTGCGAGTCGCGGAGAACAGAATACCGTTTTTGTGTGTTCTGTTTTGGTGTTTTTTATTCAATAACGCCGCTATCCACATTTAATTAATTTGTGGAAATCGTATTTAAAATCTTCGTGTTTACGAGGTTTGTTATCGACTGAAATTAAGAAACATCAAAATATAGCGCTCAGGAGGAAAAATGCCCCAAGAAATCATTTTCAAAGAAAGTAAGCGTAATGCAAAAATCAGGCGAGAAATTAGAAAAATTGAGTTTCTTGCCAAGAAAGATGCTGAACGTGAATTTAACCAAAAACTCAAAAAAGCCTTTTGGCGACACGAAAATCCACGTCAGCAGTTACGGGATTTTCAACGACAGATAGTCGTTTACGCAAATCTGTTTATGGATCACCGCAAAAAACAGCAAAAACAAAAAATCATCGCCCAAAGAGCGCACATTGATGCGCTCTTTTTAAATTAAAACCTTTATTTGTCATTTTTCAACCACATCAGGCAATCACACTTTATTTCATATTTTTTATCATTTTTGCTGCTTCTGCTCAGTTCATCTGTCATTGGTAATTTAGGAAATCATATTTTCGTGGGGATTTGTATTGCTGTGATTACTGCCGTCAGAATGGAAAAATATTCCAGCCCCTTGTCGTATCTATGGGCTGGGGCGACAACTGCTATTGGCATTCTCACGCTCGAACAGTGGGTAGCTGTAGTGGGTATTGTCTGCACGATAGGGACATTTTTAATCAACGTGTACTACCGCAAAAAGGAGTACAAACTTAAGGAGCGTCAATATGAAAATACCGAAAAAAATATTGATGGCAATAGGCGGTAGTGCATTGCTTTTAGCGTCAAGCATGATAACCCATTTCGAAGGGCTGAGACTTAAGCCCTATTTCGATGGTGGCGGTGTGCTTTCTGTTTGTTACGGTCACACAGGTAACGATATTCACCGTAACCGGACTTACACACAAGAAGATTGTGATAAGTGGCTTGATGACGATTTGAAAGTGGTTAAACGGTATGTTGACCCGCTGGTCAAGGTCAATATCAACACACTGACTCAAGCAGCGCTTTATTCATTTGCTTACAACGTGGGTGTGGGAAATTTTGCCAAATCGACATTACTCAAAAAGCTCAACGCTGATGACCGAAAAGGCGCTTGTGAAGAAATGAAACGCTGGGTTTATGTCGATGGCAGAAAGTGGAAAGGATTAATGACCCGTCGGGAAATAGAGAGCGTAATATGTCAAGGAGACCTTACGCATTTGGCGTAGTGATTATTGCGGGGTTAATCGTCTGGGCGTCTTGGTTGTTGACATCCTTAAACGAAGTTAAGGCATTAAATAAAAACCTCACCATTGACCTCGATAAACAGATAGCCATTACCACTAATGCTTTTCAGTCAATGAAGGTAATCAATGATATTGCAAGAATTAATAGTGAGACCCGTCAGCGTAAAGCAGTTGACTCTGAGGCAACACAAGCAGCAATTAAAGCGCATGTCGTCCATCAGGATTGTGCCAATCGCATTATTCCTCATGGGGCTATTGTCGAGTTGCAGCAGCACACGAAACGAATACGTTCAGACGCCTCACATTCCGATACCCCCTTACCTACTCGCTGATTGCTTACCGCCAGCCATCACAGATATGATGACATGGCGTGATAGTCTGGTACTCAATGAGCAGTTACTGACAGTGATTGAGCTGTGTAATCTTGACAAACAGGCGATAAGGCGAATTGAAAAGCAGAGAGATGACAATTGAGAACGAAAAGCAGTACATCAAATCACAGTGTC
Encoded here:
- a CDS encoding replication initiation protein, with the translated sequence MTPWQDENKKLIVHSNDLITARYNLDIDGFRALTLFLSKVNQRLENPGWISFSAHEFQVTFDINKKNIWRCMKKAVTSLSKSQITFHVINGKKESFTVLNWLSGYKYQKIEGKGTGLKLRLNPDLDPFLFNIKHNFSWCFLNAITSVKNVISFRIYMYLLSHKSHPRCKKNNFFEVDISLDDFHELFPDASSRFDNLKKRTIEPAIQDINEHTNISVHWEPIKHGRSVVGMRFGCVEEKSTAIQPKRPRLAKRPHVKSGSHDEGQWMKKNAEILYQYEKDLKKYDPTLRLTMPDLRRAVECSKYCKQHWHEEKKQELAMREGKNTKIAVAKSEQNKDITFSEKDLELIQNI
- a CDS encoding TM2 domain-containing protein, which codes for MNTNTKTKESESNMIYCSGCGKAIHETAPTCPNCGAINKNVEVTGTKSRVAAAVLAFFLGGFGIHKFYLGKILQGFLYLIFCWTFIPTVIAFIEFIVYLCMSDQDFAKKYG
- a CDS encoding HU family DNA-binding protein, yielding MKHNMNKTELISKVAEKSGLSKKDAEKAVNAFIEAVTESLKSGNDVQLIGFGSFQVKQRAARDGKNPKTGKPLKIAAANVPSFKAGQRLKEAVK
- a CDS encoding AAA family ATPase is translated as MIVLIGSQKGGCGKSTISVNIAAELAKQKKDVILVDSDRQGTSANWISDRNKQVEIPIIHCIQKFDNVRETLLDLDKRYEFVIVDTAGRDSRELRTGMTTADILLVPFRPSQPDLDTLPRLVEIITEAKDINPKLKTIAMLTLAPTNPVINEIHEAQEYLKDYPELLLMNTVVRDRKVYRDCMGEGKGVIEMGNLKAKNEIQYLVKELLTW
- a CDS encoding phage holin family protein, giving the protein MGICIAVITAVRMEKYSSPLSYLWAGATTAIGILTLEQWVAVVGIVCTIGTFLINVYYRKKEYKLKERQYENTEKNIDGNRR
- a CDS encoding lysozyme, with protein sequence MKIPKKILMAIGGSALLLASSMITHFEGLRLKPYFDGGGVLSVCYGHTGNDIHRNRTYTQEDCDKWLDDDLKVVKRYVDPLVKVNINTLTQAALYSFAYNVGVGNFAKSTLLKKLNADDRKGACEEMKRWVYVDGRKWKGLMTRREIESVICQGDLTHLA
- the lysC gene encoding Rz1-like lysis system protein LysC gives rise to the protein MGLLSSCSSTRNEYVQTPHIPIPPYLLADCLPPAITDMMTWRDSLVLNEQLLTVIELCNLDKQAIRRIEKQRDDN